ACGGCCGACCCTCGCCCCAACCAACGAGCTCCCTCCGCCCGGCCCCGCGTTGAACGGGAGCATGGTCCCGGCTGACGGGCTTCGCCAGGCCGGACGCCGCGGCAGACAGCCCCGGCACGGGGCCCCGCGGCGCTGGCTGCGCTCGACCCGTGCCCCCGGCCCGCGCCAGTCAGCGGGGcccggccgctcccgccgcggcTCCCCGCCGCGGCTCCCCGCCGCGGCTCCCCGCCGTGGCTCCCCGCCGTGGCTCACCGGCGCGGCGCCGGGCGCGGGGCAGCCTCGGAACGCGAACTCCTCCAGGTCCCGGAGCAGCCGCCGCTGCTCGGCCGGGCCGGCGCGCGCCACCTGCCGCAGCCGGAACTGAACCTGCGCGAAGTGCGAGGCCAGCGCCAGCAGCGCCCCCTGCAGGCGCCGCCGCTCCGCCCGCAGCCGCGGCACCGACCGCGGCGacccgcccgccgccgcctcctcctcgTCTTCCTGCTcgtcctcttcttcctcctcctccgccgcGGCCGACACGGCGCCCACCGGCGCCCATCGCTCTCCCGGACCCAGCGGACCGCTCTCCGCCTCCATGGCCGCTACTACCGGCGCTGCCACGCTGCCGCCATCTTGTCtcggcggcgcggggcggggcggggcggggcaggggcggggccggcgcggcgCCAGCGCGCCCCCGTGCGGCCCGGCGGGAcagcggggcggggccgggggtccCCGGGGTCCGGCGCGTGCCAGGGCGCCCGGCCCGGGGAGGGATGTCCCCCCCGCGGCGAGCGCGGGGCTGATGGCCGGGCCGCGAAGTGGCCGCGCCCACCCTGAGCCTTACGACCCTCGCTCCCGGCCCCCGATCCTGGCCCCCGCTGCCGGGCGCGCCGACGGCCGCGCCCCCAGCCCGAAATAGCACGGGGCGGGCCTGGCACCGCCATGGCGAGGTGAGCGCGGGCGGACGGGACGGGGCTCCGGGGCAGCGCCCGGTCTGGGTCTGGGGCACCTGTCCAGGGCCCAGAGCTTGAGACACCACGGGGCAGGACCCTCCAGCCCCGGGCAGCAGAGGAAAGGCGGCGGGAATGGCAGGGAGAGCGGGGCAGGACGGGCCCCGCCCGCTGCCGAGGCGAGGGGCTGTGCGGGGCGCGCGGGGGTAGCTCTGCGTGCCCACCGCCCAGGCCCTGCCGCGCTCAGTCCAGACAGGGTAGACATCTGGGGCACTCTCCTTGCCCCCATCCTCCCCGTACCTCACGCGGTCCCTGCGGAGCGCTGGTGGGCACCGTGGGAGGACCCGCTGGTTGGCTCTTTCCCAAGGCAACCTGCAAAGACACTGTGGTACGACCGCCCGCGGTACGTCtacctggagttctgtgtcgAGGACAGCAGGGATGTGAAGGTCGTCATTGAGGACCAGCGGCTGGTGTTCAGGTGAGCTGCCACTGCCCAGGATGCAGCCCTGAATTGGGGTTGCTCGGGGGGATAGGCGGGACCTTGTAAGAGCAGGGCACATCTGGCCTTAACCCTCTCCTAAGCCAGGCTGTTACTGTTTTGGCAGTTGCAAAAATGCAGATGGCTTGGAGTTCTACAATGAGATCAACCTGTACGCCAGGGTCAACTCCAAGGTGAGGCTTCTCCCAGCAAACTGTTCTCCAACATCAGGCTCAGGGTTAAACCCAACCTGTGCAGTCTTGAGCAGTGCTGCTCAACGTCAAATCCTGCCTGCTTCCGCAGGAGCTTGAGGGGGATGAGCACACGACCAGGAGCACTGAGCTGGGCCATGAACTTACAGTACTGCCTTGGGCCAGAAACAACCTGTCCCTGTGGTTCTGTGTGTCCCACAGACCACATGGCTGAGCTTTAGTCTCATACAGTCTGCAGTTGATTACAGAGCTGCAGATACAGAGGTGAGGCACCCCTGATCTCTTGGCAGGACTCAAGGGAGAAGCGTTCTGACCGCTCCATCACGTGTTTTATGAGGAAGTGGAAGGAGAAAGTGGCCTGGCCCCGCATCACCAAGGAGAACATCAAAGTATGTGTGATGCTGGCAGTCAGGACCAGCCTCAGCCCCTGTGGTGGCTCCTGGGGACCAACATGCCCCCAGGACTGACACCAAGGACCCTGTACAGGCACCCCAGCACAGAACTCCCAAAAAGCCCAATGTAACAATCATTGCCAGCCCATGGAcctctgccctccagccacCCCTTTCCCTTGAGGCAGGGGTGGCAGGATCTGCAGGCAAAGGGACATGctcccctcctttctctccccagcccatccagttccctcccctgtgcaggagcagctgtgctcaCCCCAGAGCTGTCCCTGGGCtgaggggacagggctgccccatcccctcTGTGATGCTCCTTCTCTCAGAGaccctctctgcctgcagcccgCCTGGCTCTCTGTGGACTTTGACAACTGGCGAGACTGGGAAGGGGACGAGGAGGTGGAGAGGGCCATGGTGGAGCAGTATGCAGAGGTGAGCTGGAACACAGGCCTTGGGGTCCCGGGTGCTTGGGCTAGGGGGAGCAGAGCGTTCAGAGCTCCCTCTGCCCTTTTTTTCCTCGtccagctcctggagaaggtgaCGGACAAAGGTCCCCCCCCCGGCCATGGACGACCTGGATGTAAGTGCTGCCCGGCCAGGCACTGCTGCGCGCTGCAGCCGCCCCCGCAGGGCCGAGCTGAGCCTCGGGCCGGCCCCGCAGCCAGCCGAGGACTCgctccccggggctgccccttccctggcaccGCGCTCCTTCTCCCGCAGGACGAGCTCTGAAATCCGGGACGCCGCAGAGGCCGCCAGGTGCGGCGGCAGCACGCACCGGCGAGCAGCGCGGGCAGGGCACTCCGAAGAAGCGGAACCGCCCCGGCTGGTTCCCCGCCGAGCGCAGCGGACCCGGCTCGGGCGGCGGGAGCATCCGGTCCTCCCGTGCCGGTTATGCGCGCGGGGCAATAAACATGAGGAGCTACCGTCTGCCGTCCGGTCGGGCCGCCGCCGCGACGGGCACCGGGGCCAACCCTCCCGCCCCGGCACCGGGAGGGCGCGCGCACCTCGGGTCCCGCCCACTACGGCTGCGACCGCCAGTCCCGTGTCCCTCCGCGGCCACCGTCACCGCCAGCCCCGTGTCCCGTTGCCACCAGCCCCGCGTCCCTGTCCCGCCGCCGCGGCCATGGTGTTCCAGTGCCAGCGGGACAGCTGGGCCCGGCAGGtagcggcggggcgggcgggcgcggcgggcgcgggggagGCCCGGGCCGGCCCTCACGGCGCCGCCGCCTCCGTTGCAGTTCACTACCAGGGTAGTGTCGTGCCGGGCGGCGGAGCTGCGGCCCGAGAGCGGCGGGGAGCCGGTGCGCGGGTTCCAGGTGGTGCTGGAGGACACCATCCTGTTCCCCGAAGGCGGCGGGCAGGTACGGGCCGAGGCGGCGGGGtggccgcgccgggccggggcggcgaTGCTGACCCGCCGTGTCCGCAGCCGGACGATCGTGGCCTCATCGGGGACGTGCCGGTGCTGCGCGTGACGCGACGGGGCCCCGAGGCTCTGCACTTCGTGGAGGCAGCGCTGGAGCCCGGCGCCGAGGTGCTGCTGTCGCTGGACTGGGACCGCCGCTTCGACCACATGCAGCAGCACTCCGGTAACGGCTCCCGCGGCTGCCCTGGCTCTGGGCAGGGCGTTCGTGCCCAGCTTGTCCCACCTGGGCCGGGAGGGGCAGCCCCGCGGCTCCACACGCAGGGTCCGACCCCGGGGTCCTGGCACCGCAGGCTCACCTTGTGAGCTGGTTTGGAAGGAAAAGTTCAACCTGCCTCAAAGTCCTTAGGCTGCACCGCACTGTTCTCAGGGCACCAAGACCACGAGGGCATAGATGCCTCTGTTGCCTGCCCCTAACCCCGGCACTGAGCACATCTGGGGGAGtgtcagcagaaaaaatatagCCTGACTGAAAATCTCCTTTCCTGTGTCCAGTGGCACTCAAAGCTGTCCCTTGCACATCTCTTCTAGGACAGCATCTCATCACCGCCATTGCAGAACAGATGTTTGGATTCAAGACAACTTCATGGTGAGCAAGGAAGAGGCACTTTTTGACCTTGGCATGTGTCACCATGGTGGGCTGCAAGGAGCTGAGCGTTGACAAATCAAAAGCAGTTTGCCCTTGGACATTTCACTCTAGCTCAGAGGGCCTGGGAGGGGTGACTGAACTGGGGAGAAGCTGTGCAAAGTATTTGCTCTGTCCTGTCCTCCTCCAAGTGTGTGGGATGCATCTTGTGCTCTGTAAATAACGGAAAGGAGGAAATTGTTTTCAGTCACCACATTCCCAGCCCTGGGATGGCACCTAGTGCTGCACAGAGGGACCTCCCAGCTGCTCTTCACTACAGCAGCAGATGTTCTTCATcggtgcagggagctgggccGTCAGAGAAGTGTCATTGAGCTGGACACCCCCTCGATAACAGCAGAGCAAGTGGAGGCCCTGGAGAGGAGTGTGAATGAGAAAATCCGGGAGAGGGTACCCGTGGTGGTGAGGGAGCTGGCTGCAGGGGCCCCGGAAATCAAAACTGTGAGTGATGGGGAGAGAGCTGATGAAATCTGTGGGACCAAGATAACGGGTGTCACCTTGTTTGCCATTGTCTCCTGGTAGGTGAGGAGCCGTGGTTTGCCCGATGACCACGTGGGGCCTGTGCGGGTGGTGGACATTGAAGGCATTGATTCCAACATGTGCTGTGGGACCCACGTCTCCAACCTGAGTGACTTGCAGGTGgggctgtggctctgccctcaGGAGCCTCCACACATTCAtacccagcacagcagaggtcCCTGAGACCTGGGATCTGCTGGGAGCTGTTTCAATGGTGACAGGGGGCAGGAGCCCcatgctggggagcagcatcTATGTTGACCTCATGGTTGATTTTAGTCAGTTTATTCTTGGTGACAGAGCACAAATATTCACAAAAAGGCATAGTCTGGTAGGAACTTACCACCTGTGTGAGTATAAGCAGAGTCctttactgattttctttttaaggttATTAAACTCCTTGGtacagaaaaagggaagaagaacaaaaccaacttGATTTTCCTGGCAGGAAACAGAGTGCTGAAGTCAATTGAACAAAGTCACAGCACTGAGAAGGCCCTGACCTCACTGCTCAAGTAATACCCTTTCCACTTTGATTATTTAATCTTTACTATTCCTTCTGGCAAATACCACACGAGCCTCAGGGTACATCTATGTGGTGCTTTTTCTTATGTTAACCTGCTTTTGCTCcttgaagaaataatttctttgtccTTCAGAGCGGTGATGCAAATTTTCCTTGTTCTTCCAGAAATGGACCAGGTGAGCACGTAGAGGCTGTGAAGAGACTGCAGAGTTCTGTGAAACTGCTCCAGAAGGTATGAGGATGGCTGAGGAAAGCAGCTTGTGCTGCTTCCTGTAGACCTGAGCTTCAGCCAGGACAATGGGGAACTGAGTCCTAGACATCACTTCTTGTGGATATTATGAAAACTGTTCCCATCTCTGGGAGCAGAGCTTAGCGTTGCACTGATGTCCATCTGCAGTacagtttgtttgcttttctttcagaataacTTGAACCTGCTTAGAGACATTGCTGTTTTGATAGCCCGGGACTTCAAGAGCAAACCTATTCAAAGTCAGCTGTTTGTGTTGCACAGGTATGGGGAGTTCAGGGGAAGGCTGAAGTGGTATCTTACACATTTTATGGCAGTTGTATTTCTCTGACATCTATTCAGGCTTGCTCCTCAAGGAAGAGTATAAATTAGGTGAATAGAATATTAAACTGCTTCAGCCTGCCGGGAGGTTGTGtgattaaaataatgtgttagTAATTCAGTCTCTGAATTCTTCTGGGTTTATAGCTAAGAAATAAGTGTCTGATTTCTCTCTGCCCttgatatatttaaataaaatgaggaGCCCTATTTATTAAAGGTAAACACTTAAATAATTCCTGATACGTTCACACAAGAATGCTCAAACCAGGACGATGCATAATGAGGATTTAGATGTATAGAATAGAAACCCCAGGCCTGATCAGGCCTTTGGTTTCTGATTGATACTTCGGACTGCAGAGGGGATTTTTACTTCTCtctaaagttgtttttttttttacccatcCACACAGGAAAGAGGGTGACTCTGAATTTATGAATATAATTGCTAATGAGATTGGGACAGAGGTAAGTCACTGATGAAGACTAACCTGACACCATTGGCTTCCTCGTTCAAGCTGTAGCACAGGCAGGGCCAAGCTTCTCTCCTTACCACAGTCACAACCCACAGGTCTGTTTCCTCTCGAAAATTGCATTATGTTATTGTCCCCAGAAGCCTCAGTCTGCAGGGAAATAAATCCTCAACAGTCAGGAAATACAATAGTGAAAGTACAGAGCACTGTAGAAGAGCCTGTCCCCCAAGGAGCTGTACAGGATCTGATTGGCTgttagaatagaatagaatagattacttcagttggaagggacttacaaccatcatctagtccagctgccATCTGTGTCCTTTGTATTTCAGATACCCCAGTAGCTGTTCTATCAACATATGATTGAGCATAATAGGTTCAACTCTCTTGGtcccctctctttttcttcagattgCAGCTCAGTCTCAGTAACACACAAAAACTCCTGAACTGTTTGCATCCTTGGTTGGGTCCGTTGGCCAGAGTCTCTGTCCTCTTCCTGGACAAGGAGGGCACTGGTTATTGTGGAACAAGATCCATCTCTCTGTTCACAGGAAACCCTGCTGTTCCTGACTGTGGGagatgaaaaagaagcaggacTCTTTCTTCTGGCTGGACCTGTTGAAGCAGTTGAGAGTTTAGGTCCCAGGTAATGTGTTCTGtggtttctttaaaattagTAAGAATTCTAATGTTGCAGACTAAGCAGCTGAGCAGTGTGATCAGGACATGGATCCTTGCTCGCTGTCTGGAGCAGGTCTGGCCAGGCCACTCTTCTCTGCAAGTGAGTGGCCTGTGCTGCTGTTACTGCAGGGTGGCAGATCttctgggaggaaaaggagctgggaaGCGAGGCCGCTTCCAGGGCAAGGCCACCCAGATGAGCCGGCGAGGAGAAGTGCAAGCTCTGCTCCAGGAGTTCATCAGCCATCGAAGCCCTGAAGCGTAAGAATCAATTCCCAAAGTAGGGCTGTATTCCCTGCTTTGCATAAgtgccaccagcttctctcccagagaataaagacaaaaaaccaacagctgGTGTGCATGTGCTCTGGATGAGCTGAATTGGTGCTTGCAGAAAACTCTGGGTGGATGGATCTGCCAtccctgctttgctgcaagGGTTCTTTCATTTCCCCAGGCAAATGGTGCACACTCTGAAGTGATTAAAAACCTGCCCCCACAGGCAGGAAATTCAGCTTCTTGTATCAGTCCTTTCTCTCGTTGAGGTGTCATTGTTACTGGTCCATTTCTCCACATCAGGAGTTTCTCCAGTTAACGGAGATGTCAAGTCCTCGGGATCAGGCAGAGCTCCTCCCCAGCGCTTCCTCCACCGGCCTCTTCGGCCGGGCGGGTCTTGAGGCTGTTGCAATCTCGGCTGCAGAACTAAAGGGCGCTGTGGAGCCACAGTGGGGAAAAACAGGACGGGtaatttgggattttttttttcctcttcttgctaAAAATGGTGTGCTGCAGACATCGGCAataacagagaaacagaaaaaaataaacctctaTCCCAAGATGGTTTGTCTGTCAcgagcagagagagcagcagccccagcagaggaGCGTCCAGCCGAGAGCTTTGCCGCTGCGGAGCAGCGTGGGGGGCTGCGCCCGcgggggctctgctggggctctAGCAGAGCTTGTGCCCgctgtgcagggctggctccagAGGGAGCCTTGTCCTGATCCTTCCAGTTGGGATAACGTCTGGGCTGGGAGGAAacgtgtgtgtctgtctgtctgtctgtgctgTCTGCCCTGACGGCTTTTGGTGTGTTGGGGCGAGAGGGGAAGGTCCCAAACCCGTGGTGAACAAGGGATGtcaccagggctgtgctggccacCATCTCCCAGGGGCATGGCAGGGTCTGGGCAGGGGAGGTGGCACGTCCCCCGTGTGCCACAGCAGAGAGCACCACTGGTGCTCATAGCTGGGTATGGGGTAAATGCTGCAGGAACTGGTGTTCTGCAGGAGATACTGCATGTGCACATGTACAGTCAGGGAGGAAAAATGTATCTGTACCTTCATATCTATTTTAAACTATCTCAGACTGAGAGAGGATGTTTATTGAGTTAATTGGCAGGTTTTGAAGTCAGCAGGACGAGCCTGTTGCCAGCTTCCTGCTAATGAACTCGGAGCCAGGACATGCCAGCCAGGATAGCTGAGCCAgttgcagcaaagcagctggagcCGGGAGAGCGGGGCTGGAGGCTGAGCCAGCCCCAACCACCAGGCAGCCCGCaggcaaacagcagctctgtccccagctgAGCCGGCTGGTTTCCAAACCATGCCAGTTTCCATAAGCAGTGAAGTGACACAAGTGTGTCCCTGTTCCTGGCACAAGGTGCACCCAGAAACTCTGGAAAAATGGCATAAAATGCAGCTcacccccctccctgctgcactgcACCCAAGTGAGAAAACTGACCAAGACCAAGAGAGCCCAGTGCTGCCATTTCTGGGGGTTTGGTTGTGCCTGGTGGGTGATGGTGGGAGCAGCACTCTGGGAGAGACAGCCTTCCTCCAACACTACCAGCAGCCCCCGCTGCAGTCCCTGAGCCTGGGAATGATCCCCATCCCACTTCACCAGCCAGCGAGACCACCAAACTCACCAGCTAAACACACCTtcagctttaataaaaatacctcTTGTTGACAGACACACCCGTAGGTGTATATCAATACACCTCAGGGTCAGGGGGGTCCCACAAGCTGGTGCTTTACCTCCAAATCACAGTGTCTGCCCATTCCTGTAACAGAGCTGCCTCACCAGCAGACCCTAAGCACCCATGGGTGAGCaccctgcttctgctggtgctgtcccaagccctgcagcctggaggTGGTATGTCCCCatgagctgcagggcagtgtgGGGTCTTCCTCCCACTGTTGCTAGGTCCCAGCTGGTGACCCCCACCCGTGGGTGTGGGAAGAGCAGTGGGAGAGCCCTGGGAGCATGGGGCTTGCTGTGcaccagctggctgcagcctgcctgAGCCTATGGCACGACTGGCTTTGTGTGTCTGTGCCATGGGAGCCACCCAGCAGGGCCACCAGCCTTCGCAGTCGCTCCCAATGTGGAGCCAGTCTGTCCAGATTCAGagggcagcagtggctgggaTGCACCCCTGGTCTGGTGAGTGTCCCCTAGCCCAAAGTGAGGGCAATCACCTGCCTGGGCACAGCATTACCTGCAGGGACATCCCTAGACAGCCTTCTTGTCCTGCgtggccaggagctgggagaggcagtAGGGGATGAGGCCAACGGTGGCCAGAGGCACAGCTGCGCTCttgcagaaggagagaaagtaGAAGAGAAGCTGCATGTGGGAGGGCGGCTTGAAGGCGTCAAAGACATGTAGGATGAGGAGGGAggtggtgacacagcccaggcggaagggcagctgctgggcctgCTTCCCCCGGCAGCTCTCCAGGTACATGTGGGAATTGAgggccagccccagcccaaACAGGATGCCCAGGTTACGGAGGAGGCTGGCGAAGGGGGTAGTGTCGATGTGGACCCACTCAGGGCGGGCACACCACTTCCGTGCCTTCTCCAGCGTCCAGAGCAGGTCCACGTCGACTGCCCGCAGCAGCAGGTAGAAGCCCAGAGCaaagctgaagaggaagaaggtgatGCCCAGGTACCGGCAGAGGCTGGCGTGGTAGATGCAACGGATGTGCTGGAAGGTCTTGGCCACGACCATCCCTGGTAGAAATGAAGTGGGAGAGGAGGCAGCACTGATTAGCAAGTGATCACTGCCTTGGGCAGTGGAGACACATGgaccctgcagccctgggtgctctCGTGGGGGACAAGCCCTCCAGGTGCTCCTGCATGGTCCTGACTGCCCCCATGGCTACTGTTGTGCTGTGTTGCTCACAGATGGCCAATTCTGCACCCTCACCTATAGACAAAGCTTTCACACCCCAAACCCGCCTCTGCCTTCAGGCCACGTTCACTAACCctcagagcccagcagcagctgctggcagtgccCTGCCCACCTGACTGGGACTCATGCCTCTAGTGGGACAGGGACAAAGACATGTCCTGGAGGGGATCCTGCCTGTGACGATGAGGGCAGTAACTGCTGAGCTGTGGATGCAGCTTTGTGTCACCACCCTGCATATGTCCACCAGGCCATGCATCCGTGCTGCAGTTCAGCATGGCAGTGCCACAAGGAAGGGGACGGGGGCTCTGGTGACTCACCTGAGATGACCCCTGCGATGACCTGATGGGGGAAGTGGGCAGCAATGAAGACTCGGGACAGGCAGACGCAGACCTGAACTGCCCAGAAGCCCGTCCAAAGCACCATCCACAGCACCCTGTGAGGGGCAGGTGGACAGGTTGGTGTCAGGGCCAGTTTATCGTGTACCCCGAGCAGTGCCcatccagcccctcctgcacaCCCCACACAAGTGCCAGGACCTTGACATCTGCCCATGGACTTGTCCCTGgatgggctcagctgtgccagcagcttcGAGCAGCCTCTGCCCAGCATGGCTGGTTTTGGTGCACAGCTTACCAGTATTTGAGTGTCCTCGACTGCTTCTTCCCTATGGCAGTGGAGAGGAGGGCTGTCACCATCACGTAGTACACTCCTGCTGCACCCATGGCATGGCCAGAGGGGCTCCCTGGGCAAGATGAGAGCCTCAGATCAGACCCCTGGCTCAGAGCGGGCTGAACTCTTACGTTAGGGGGCCTCCCAGGCAGCAGTCCAGGATCCAGGCAGATTATGCAGAAGGCACTGGCCATCCTCAACAGCTTACACTGACCACACCAGGAACACCTGcagccctttcccagctcccatGGAAAGATAATGACAAAGTACAGGCAGAGCAAAGAAGTGGGCAAGCTCCTTCCCCATGGAGCACATGCCTGCAGTTGGGGCTGGAGGGCAGATCAGGGCCCTGGCACAGGCCAGGGCTGTGGCTGAGCACAGGCCAGGGTTTGTGCTGAACTGCCACGTCCGCACCGAGGGTCAAGGTCTGCTCCGTGcaggggctgccctgctccacCCATGGCGAGCATGGCTGGTGTCCCCGGCAGCGTGGTGGGGCCAGCCCAGGGCTCGGCCGTAATGGCCCCACTCAAGAGCCTGCCAGGAGTGTGTCCTACCAGCAGGCTGCCAGCCTGCACCCCCATGGCATGGTGCCATCCCAGCACCTCCCAACCACCTGCAGGGACCAAGACCCAGCGAGGGGACCTGAGTATGCAGGTTCCTCTGGGTAAGTGCCCACTGCCCCCACTGGGGCTGGGAAACCCTGTTGGGCCTGGGGGATCCTGGAGTGGGGCTTGGGGACCCCATAGGGGCTGAGGGACCTACCAGGGCCAGTCTCACAGGTGAGTGGGAACTGCTGGATCGCTGGGGCTGATGTGTTGCTATAATAGTCTGTCTCATGGACCCACCAGTATGGTCTTTCCCCAAAGAGgatcctgaaaataaaataaaatggggTCTGTAGGGATCCTGGGCACCAGAGCAGGTAGGTGGGCACAGCTGCAGTTTTAGCTCTGATCTGGGAACTGTAAGAGGCAAGGGACCCATGAGTGGTCCAGGGTGTCCAGACACACCATCCAGCTAGTCACTTGATCGCAACAGCCAACATTGCCTGTCCACAGCCCCAAAACCTGGGAATGCTGAAATGAAGCTGGGGGAGCCCACCAGCGCACAGGAAGGAGTGACTGCTATCACTGCCAGACTAGGGGCAGAACTCTGGTCTGTGCCTTACGTCAGTGTCAAGGCTAAGAGCACACATCTGGCCAGCATTAGTCCAGCTGTGCCAACACACCTGGAGGGAGCCATGGCACGGGGCCACTCACCACTTGAAGATGAGGTTGAGCCAGTCACCGATCACAGCCACCCAGATGAGCCTGATGCCCACTGTCTCGCTGATGTGGAACCAGATTGGGAAGAGGACAAAGAAAGCATTCCTGAGGTCAGCAGCGAAGGAGATGAAAAGGAACCAGTCCTGGGACCCCTGGAAAtgctcctgcagccagtgcGTCACCTGGATGCCCTTGTGGTGCAGGAGGTTCATGTTGGCCTCCATCCTGCTCTTCAGTTGCTGCCCCgtggcacagctcagcctgCCCTGCGCTCCACCGCGCTGTGGGGTTTTATACCCTGCAGGCTCTTGTTTGCTGCAGGCAGGTCACTTGTCCCAGCACTGATCTTTGGACCCAAAACCACTTTTGCCAAAGGTGCATCACCAGGGGGTTGTTACAAACATGTTTAGAACAACTTACgtaaaagggaaaaacagcttCAAGGAGCGCGGGGAGCCCCGGCACCAGCACCTTAACC
This genomic stretch from Apus apus isolate bApuApu2 chromosome 25, bApuApu2.pri.cur, whole genome shotgun sequence harbors:
- the LOC127394556 gene encoding LOW QUALITY PROTEIN: alanyl-tRNA editing protein Aarsd1-like (The sequence of the model RefSeq protein was modified relative to this genomic sequence to represent the inferred CDS: deleted 1 base in 1 codon) gives rise to the protein MARQPAKTLWYDRPRYVYLEFCVEDSRDVKVVIEDQRLVFSCKNADGLEFYNEINLYARVNSKDSREKRSDRSITCFMRKWKEKVAWPRITKENIKPAWLSVDFDNWRDWEGDEEVERAMVEQYAELLEKVTTKVPPPAMDDLDFTTRVVSCRAAELRPESGGEPVRGFQVVLEDTILFPEGGGQPDDRGLIGDVPVLRVTRRGPEALHFVEAALEPGAEVLLSLDWDRRFDHMQQHSGQHLITAIAEQMFGFKTTSWELGRQRSVIELDTPSITAEQVEALERSVNEKIRERVPVVVRELAAGAPEIKTVRSRGLPDDHVGPVRVVDIEGIDSNMCCGTHVSNLSDLQVIKLLGTEKGKKNKTNLIFLAGNRVLKSIEQSHSTEKALTSLLKNGPGEHVEAVKRLQSSVKLLQKNNLNLLRDIAVLIARDFKSKPIQSQLFVLHRKEGDSEFMNIIANEIGTEETLLFLTVGDEKEAGLFLLAGPVEAVESLGPRVADLLGGKGAGKRGRFQGKATQMSRRGEVQALLQEFISHRSPEASFSS
- the G6PC1 gene encoding glucose-6-phosphatase catalytic subunit 1 isoform X2, which codes for MHSLAHTGDAALGRSACSAAPPAAQLHQHCFMLAPTPCCETVGIRLIWVAVIGDWLNLIFKWILFGERPYWWVHETDYYSNTSAPAIQQFPLTCETGPGSPSGHAMGAAGVYYVMVTALLSTAIGKKQSRTLKYWVLWMVLWTGFWAVQVCVCLSRVFIAAHFPHQVIAGVISGMVVAKTFQHIRCIYHASLCRYLGITFFLFSFALGFYLLLRAVDVDLLWTLEKARKWCARPEWVHIDTTPFASLLRNLGILFGLGLALNSHMYLESCRGKQAQQLPFRLGCVTTSLLILHVFDAFKPPSHMQLLFYFLSFCKSAAVPLATVGLIPYCLSQLLATQDKKAV
- the G6PC1 gene encoding glucose-6-phosphatase catalytic subunit 1 isoform X1; amino-acid sequence: MEANMNLLHHKGIQVTHWLQEHFQGSQDWFLFISFAADLRNAFFVLFPIWFHISETVGIRLIWVAVIGDWLNLIFKWILFGERPYWWVHETDYYSNTSAPAIQQFPLTCETGPGSPSGHAMGAAGVYYVMVTALLSTAIGKKQSRTLKYWVLWMVLWTGFWAVQVCVCLSRVFIAAHFPHQVIAGVISGMVVAKTFQHIRCIYHASLCRYLGITFFLFSFALGFYLLLRAVDVDLLWTLEKARKWCARPEWVHIDTTPFASLLRNLGILFGLGLALNSHMYLESCRGKQAQQLPFRLGCVTTSLLILHVFDAFKPPSHMQLLFYFLSFCKSAAVPLATVGLIPYCLSQLLATQDKKAV